A genomic region of Pontibaca methylaminivorans contains the following coding sequences:
- a CDS encoding FecCD family ABC transporter permease translates to MGFLRPHYPAVCAVLAVLCLFSITLSVSIGSARIPFLTVWSIILNKASLASIAPHWDMGRENIVWELRLPRALLAAMVGAGLGLAGTVMQAVTRNPLADPHLLGVSAGAGFGANLAILFLGSLLGVYTLPLFAFMGALGATAAVVMVGGISRAGGPTRLILAGLAVSFVIAAGSNVMIMLADPHAISSVVFWSLGGFGFAQWNNLVFPAVALLFSGVVFRYLAEQLNALAMGEETAATLGVNPRGLRILTLTVSAFLTGVLVAFSGMIGFVGLMMPHITRLLVGGDNRRVLPVSALLGAIFLVLADIAARRITAPNDMPVGVVTGLIGGLFFIVLLSRDRG, encoded by the coding sequence ATGGGGTTCCTGCGCCCGCATTATCCGGCGGTCTGCGCCGTCCTTGCCGTGCTGTGCCTGTTTTCGATCACGCTTTCGGTCAGCATCGGATCGGCGCGGATTCCGTTCCTGACGGTCTGGTCGATCATCCTCAACAAGGCTTCGCTCGCCTCGATCGCGCCGCACTGGGACATGGGGCGCGAAAACATCGTCTGGGAACTGCGTCTGCCACGCGCCCTGCTGGCGGCGATGGTGGGGGCCGGGCTCGGGCTGGCGGGGACGGTGATGCAGGCGGTGACGCGCAACCCTCTGGCCGATCCGCATCTGCTCGGCGTGTCGGCCGGGGCCGGGTTCGGGGCCAATCTCGCGATCCTGTTTCTGGGCAGCCTGCTCGGGGTCTATACCCTGCCGCTTTTTGCCTTCATGGGGGCGCTCGGCGCGACAGCGGCCGTGGTCATGGTCGGGGGGATTTCGCGTGCCGGAGGGCCGACGCGGCTGATCCTCGCGGGGCTTGCGGTGTCCTTCGTCATTGCCGCGGGCAGCAATGTCATGATCATGCTGGCCGATCCCCACGCGATCAGTTCGGTCGTGTTCTGGTCGCTCGGGGGGTTCGGTTTCGCACAGTGGAACAACCTGGTCTTTCCGGCGGTGGCGCTGCTGTTTTCAGGTGTCGTGTTCCGCTATCTGGCCGAGCAGCTGAACGCGCTCGCCATGGGCGAGGAAACCGCCGCGACGCTTGGCGTCAACCCCCGCGGCCTGCGCATCCTGACCCTGACCGTCAGCGCCTTCCTGACCGGGGTGCTGGTGGCGTTTTCCGGCATGATCGGCTTTGTCGGGCTGATGATGCCCCATATCACGCGGCTTCTCGTCGGCGGCGACAACCGTCGCGTGCTGCCGGTCAGCGCCCTGCTCGGGGCAATTTTCCTGGTGCTGGCGGATATTGCCGCGCGCCGGATCACGGCACCGAACGACATGCCGGTCGGGGTGGTGACGGGGCTGATCGGCGGATTGTTCTTCATCGTCCTTTTGTCGCGCGACCGGGGCTGA
- a CDS encoding ABC transporter substrate-binding protein: MKQPLRGLAPIVLSALIANAVPAMAGAARDPFPVTVSSCGREVTIAEPPRRALVNGSNLIEIMLALGLEDSLLGYSGRTGGAATLAAFPAAAGLRAIQRSYPTLETFLDEGIDFYFAGWSYGMRVGGEVTPESLGRYGIAVYELSESCVRLGQHQRPDFDVLFRDLENLARIFGVPERAAALIAGYRERLARVATGIAAGTGAQKAQPRVFVYDSGDKVPLTAGGYAMPQAIIEAAGGENIAAMLDNSWVRIDWETVADLDPEAVVIVDYGEISARDKIAFFRSHPALSHVGAVRNDRLLVLSYDELTPGPRNVDAVEKLAAFLHGGPG; encoded by the coding sequence ATGAAACAGCCCCTGCGGGGTCTTGCCCCGATTGTCCTCTCGGCCCTGATCGCGAATGCCGTCCCGGCCATGGCGGGGGCAGCGCGCGATCCGTTTCCCGTCACCGTCAGCAGTTGCGGGCGCGAGGTCACGATTGCCGAACCGCCCCGGCGGGCGCTGGTCAACGGCTCGAACCTGATCGAGATCATGCTCGCGCTCGGGCTCGAGGACAGCCTTCTCGGCTACAGCGGCCGGACCGGGGGGGCGGCGACGCTCGCGGCCTTTCCCGCCGCCGCCGGGCTGCGCGCGATCCAGCGCAGCTATCCGACGCTCGAGACCTTTCTCGACGAGGGGATCGACTTCTATTTCGCGGGCTGGAGCTACGGCATGCGGGTCGGCGGCGAGGTCACGCCCGAAAGCCTTGGCCGCTACGGGATCGCGGTTTACGAACTCTCCGAATCCTGCGTCCGGCTCGGGCAGCATCAGCGGCCGGATTTCGATGTCCTGTTCCGCGATCTGGAGAACCTCGCGCGGATCTTCGGCGTGCCCGAACGGGCGGCGGCGCTGATCGCCGGCTATCGCGAGCGGCTCGCCCGCGTCGCGACCGGAATTGCCGCCGGCACCGGTGCGCAGAAGGCGCAGCCGCGGGTCTTTGTCTATGATTCGGGCGACAAGGTGCCGCTGACTGCCGGCGGCTACGCCATGCCGCAGGCCATCATCGAGGCCGCCGGGGGCGAGAACATCGCCGCGATGCTCGACAACAGCTGGGTGCGCATCGACTGGGAGACCGTTGCCGACCTGGACCCCGAAGCGGTCGTGATCGTCGATTACGGAGAGATTTCGGCCCGCGACAAGATCGCCTTTTTCAGGTCCCACCCGGCGCTTTCCCATGTCGGCGCGGTGCGCAACGACCGCCTTCTGGTGCTGAGCTATGACGAACTGACGCCGGGACCGCGCAATGTCGACGCGGTGGAAAAGCTTGCGGCGTTCCTGCACGGCGGGCCCGGCTGA
- a CDS encoding ABC transporter ATP-binding protein: MALDLTVRGLSWGPRPDRRIIEDISFDVPAGTTTAIVGANGAGKSTLLRSIYRHNRPLSGQVQVGGRDIWRLSAREVSRLVAAVLQEGAPDFSFTLREVVAMGRIPHRNGQPRAGADEAVIDRVLAEFGLTDMADRTFGSLSGGEKQRVLLARAMVQEPQLIVLDEPTNHLDIRHQLEIMALLGRIRATVLITLHDLELAAAVADQVLVMRGGRVCALGPPGETLTPATIRTAFDVAATITEAATGRPRFSFDLIS; this comes from the coding sequence GTGGCGCTCGATCTCACAGTGCGCGGCCTCTCCTGGGGGCCGCGCCCGGACCGGCGGATCATCGAGGACATCAGCTTCGATGTTCCGGCCGGCACGACCACGGCCATCGTCGGTGCGAACGGGGCCGGGAAATCGACGCTGTTGCGCAGCATCTACCGCCACAACCGGCCCCTGTCAGGACAGGTGCAGGTCGGGGGGCGCGATATCTGGCGGCTTTCCGCGCGCGAGGTTTCGCGGCTCGTCGCGGCGGTGCTGCAGGAGGGCGCGCCCGATTTTTCCTTTACCCTGCGCGAGGTCGTCGCCATGGGGCGCATCCCGCATCGCAACGGCCAGCCCCGTGCCGGGGCGGACGAGGCGGTGATCGACCGGGTGCTTGCGGAGTTCGGGCTGACCGACATGGCCGACCGCACCTTCGGCAGCCTTTCGGGGGGCGAGAAACAGCGCGTTCTGCTGGCCCGTGCCATGGTGCAGGAACCGCAGCTGATCGTTCTGGACGAACCGACCAACCATCTGGACATCCGCCATCAGCTGGAAATCATGGCGCTGCTCGGGCGCATCAGGGCAACGGTGCTGATCACGCTGCATGATCTCGAACTTGCGGCGGCGGTGGCCGACCAGGTGCTGGTGATGCGGGGCGGTCGCGTCTGCGCGCTCGGCCCGCCGGGCGAGACGCTGACGCCGGCCACGATCCGCACCGCCTTCGACGTGGCCGCGACCATCACCGAGGCCGCAACCGGGCGCCCGCGCTTTTCCTTCGACCTGATTTCGTGA
- a CDS encoding TonB-dependent receptor, which produces MPELISQSTALSGVSGLVPSIPRLPARPRRRRALVVAALLAGTAAPLSAQDATRSSEDNGETLLLDTITIEGQGAADLDLHQGSTAGSRLGLSSFETPASVQVIDGGAIRSRGERDVTRAIVNTGIGVSFGGSPGNGGTSVSMRGFNGHGSVTRLYDGTRLYPASGTITFPFDTWSVDRIEVLNGPAGVLYGEGGVGGAINVIPKKPLTEGRRDELRATIGTHGQRGLAYGSAGPLGDRLAYSFDANITGSDGWMDRDNMSSRSLSAALRWQATETLALTLSHDFGDNRPSRYFGTPLVDGQVDRRVRYRNYNVEDSLVRYKDRFTQLKAEWTPNDSVTLTSSTYHLTSNRDWRNVESYTYGPGTGVVTRQPRLALAHDVEETGNRTDITIESTFGNIENTATFGFDVNRMKYVRLRHTPATDETTVDFLNPRPGVFGPYTMNIINDSKMNQYSLFMDDRIKFNDQWALVGGLRYDNVDIKSREPAYTKKFSSTSWRIGAVWNPVPDVAVYAQYSRATEPIGSALSLSESQADLKLTRARQQEIGVKFGFLEGRGDATLAAYRIVKTDLLARDPDDPDVTHQIGRQSAKGIEAAIGLEVSPTFRVNANAAFVSSRFDDYVQPGGDYSGNRAANVPHRVANIWGSWDFAANWTARAGAHYVSEAFTSDANTSRRPSYTVVNAGLQWRPQDNISVDLNIENVANRLYATSGRDTQWLLGPPRMATLDVNIRF; this is translated from the coding sequence GTGCCCGAACTCATATCTCAGTCAACCGCCCTTTCGGGCGTGTCCGGCCTCGTGCCGTCAATTCCGCGCCTTCCTGCCCGGCCAAGGCGCCGGCGGGCTCTTGTCGTCGCCGCGCTTCTGGCCGGCACGGCCGCGCCGCTTTCTGCGCAGGACGCCACCCGCAGCAGCGAGGACAACGGCGAGACGCTGCTGCTCGATACCATCACCATCGAGGGGCAGGGGGCGGCGGATCTCGACCTGCATCAAGGTTCCACCGCCGGCAGCCGGCTTGGCCTCAGCTCCTTCGAGACGCCGGCCAGCGTGCAGGTGATCGACGGGGGTGCGATCCGCAGCCGGGGCGAGCGCGATGTGACGCGGGCGATCGTGAACACCGGGATCGGCGTGAGCTTTGGCGGCTCGCCGGGCAACGGCGGCACCTCGGTCAGCATGCGCGGATTCAACGGACACGGGTCGGTCACGCGGCTGTATGACGGCACGCGGCTTTACCCGGCCTCGGGCACGATCACCTTCCCCTTCGACACCTGGAGCGTGGACCGCATCGAGGTGCTGAACGGCCCGGCCGGTGTGCTTTACGGCGAAGGGGGTGTCGGCGGCGCGATCAACGTGATCCCGAAAAAGCCGCTGACCGAGGGGCGGCGCGACGAGTTGCGGGCCACCATCGGCACCCATGGCCAGCGCGGGCTGGCCTATGGCAGCGCCGGGCCGCTGGGCGACCGGCTGGCCTACAGTTTCGATGCCAATATCACCGGCTCCGACGGCTGGATGGATCGGGACAACATGTCGTCGCGTTCGCTTTCGGCGGCGCTGCGCTGGCAGGCGACCGAGACCCTTGCGCTGACGCTTTCGCATGATTTCGGCGACAACCGCCCGAGCCGCTATTTCGGCACGCCGCTGGTGGATGGTCAGGTGGACCGGCGCGTGCGCTATCGCAACTACAACGTCGAGGACAGCCTCGTGCGCTACAAGGACAGGTTCACGCAGCTCAAGGCGGAATGGACGCCCAACGACAGCGTGACGCTGACCAGCAGCACCTATCACCTGACCAGCAACCGCGACTGGCGCAACGTGGAGAGCTACACTTATGGCCCCGGCACCGGAGTGGTTACACGCCAGCCCCGGCTCGCTCTGGCTCACGATGTGGAAGAGACAGGAAATCGCACCGACATAACTATCGAGAGCACATTCGGAAATATTGAGAATACTGCGACGTTTGGCTTTGACGTCAATCGGATGAAATATGTGAGATTGAGGCACACTCCTGCCACAGATGAGACCACAGTTGATTTTCTCAATCCGCGCCCTGGGGTATTCGGCCCCTATACGATGAATATCATCAATGATTCAAAGATGAATCAATACTCATTGTTCATGGATGATCGGATAAAGTTCAATGACCAATGGGCGCTGGTCGGCGGTCTGCGTTATGATAACGTGGACATTAAATCGCGCGAGCCCGCCTATACAAAAAAATTCAGCTCAACCAGCTGGCGCATCGGCGCGGTCTGGAACCCGGTGCCGGATGTGGCTGTTTATGCGCAGTATTCCCGAGCAACTGAGCCGATCGGCAGCGCTCTTTCATTATCCGAGTCTCAGGCCGACCTGAAACTGACCCGGGCGCGCCAGCAGGAAATCGGGGTGAAATTCGGCTTTCTCGAGGGGCGCGGCGATGCGACGCTTGCGGCCTATCGCATCGTCAAGACCGACCTTCTGGCGCGCGACCCCGATGACCCGGACGTGACCCACCAGATCGGCAGGCAAAGCGCGAAAGGGATCGAGGCCGCCATCGGCCTTGAGGTGTCGCCAACCTTCCGCGTCAATGCGAATGCGGCGTTCGTTTCCTCCCGCTTTGACGATTACGTGCAGCCGGGCGGCGATTATTCCGGCAACCGCGCGGCGAATGTGCCGCACCGGGTCGCCAATATCTGGGGCTCCTGGGATTTCGCCGCGAACTGGACCGCCCGCGCGGGCGCGCATTACGTCTCCGAGGCATTCACCAGTGATGCGAACACCAGCCGGCGCCCCTCCTACACGGTGGTGAATGCCGGGCTGCAATGGCGCCCGCAGGACAACATCAGCGTGGACCTCAATATCGAGAACGTCGCGAACCGGCTCTATGCGACATCGGGCCGGGACACCCAGTGGCTGCTCGGGCCGCCGCGGATGGCGACGCTCGACGTCAACATCCGGTTCTGA
- a CDS encoding DUF1636 domain-containing protein, producing the protein MCDAIEIELVVCTTCRMSADGTGAQQPLRDGARLSAALSARGIPHVRQECLSACRRGCVVVLRGPGRWTYLQGELDPDRDLDALETMTAAYRAAPEGFLPWRERPESLRRNIIARIPPMEPVK; encoded by the coding sequence ATGTGTGACGCGATCGAAATCGAACTGGTGGTCTGTACCACCTGCCGCATGTCCGCGGACGGAACCGGGGCGCAACAGCCCCTGCGCGACGGCGCGCGGCTGTCCGCGGCGCTGTCCGCCCGCGGCATTCCCCATGTCAGGCAGGAATGCCTGTCTGCCTGCCGGCGCGGCTGCGTCGTCGTGCTGCGGGGCCCCGGGCGCTGGACCTACCTGCAGGGCGAACTCGATCCCGACCGCGACCTTGACGCGCTCGAGACCATGACCGCCGCCTATCGCGCCGCGCCCGAAGGTTTCCTGCCCTGGCGCGAGCGCCCCGAAAGCCTGCGCCGCAACATCATCGCCCGCATACCGCCAATGGAGCCCGTGAAATGA
- the cobW gene encoding cobalamin biosynthesis protein CobW, producing MSLEKTPVTIVTGFLGAGKTTLIRHLLQNPGGRRLAVLVNEFGDAGVDGDLIRGCADENCPEANILELTNGCICCTVADDFIPTIERLLAMEPRPDHILIETSGLALPKPLLKAFDWPDLRSKITIDGVIALADAEAVANGTFAPDPEHPGNTGSDSGADHETPLSEVFGDQIACADLVLLSKADLAGEEGLATARAAVLAEAPRDLPVLPLTDGVIDARVVLGIHAAAEDSINARPSHHDGADDHHDHDDFDTIVIDLPEVDDPDRLAARVEALTASRKILRIKGHVAIADRPLRLLVQAVGPRVRHQFDRPWGAAPREGRLVVIAEKGDLDPDAIRAALI from the coding sequence ATGAGCCTTGAGAAAACCCCCGTCACCATCGTTACCGGCTTTCTGGGGGCCGGAAAGACCACGCTGATCCGCCACCTGCTGCAGAACCCGGGCGGGCGGCGGCTTGCCGTTCTGGTCAACGAATTCGGCGATGCCGGGGTGGACGGCGACCTGATCCGGGGCTGCGCGGATGAAAACTGCCCCGAGGCCAATATCCTTGAACTGACCAACGGCTGCATCTGCTGCACCGTCGCCGATGATTTCATCCCCACCATCGAGCGCCTTCTGGCGATGGAGCCGCGCCCCGATCACATCCTGATCGAGACCTCGGGCCTTGCCCTGCCCAAGCCGCTGCTCAAGGCCTTCGACTGGCCCGACCTGCGCTCGAAGATCACGATCGACGGCGTGATCGCGCTCGCCGATGCCGAGGCGGTGGCGAACGGCACCTTCGCCCCCGATCCCGAACACCCCGGCAACACCGGCAGCGATTCGGGCGCCGATCACGAGACCCCGCTGTCCGAAGTGTTCGGAGACCAGATCGCCTGCGCCGACCTCGTGCTGCTGTCCAAGGCCGACCTCGCCGGCGAAGAGGGGCTCGCCACGGCGCGCGCGGCGGTTCTGGCCGAGGCGCCGCGGGACCTGCCGGTCCTGCCCCTGACCGACGGGGTGATCGACGCCCGTGTGGTGCTCGGGATCCATGCGGCGGCCGAAGACAGCATCAATGCCCGCCCCTCGCATCACGACGGTGCCGACGACCACCACGACCACGACGATTTCGACACCATCGTGATCGACCTGCCGGAAGTCGATGACCCGGACAGGCTTGCCGCCAGGGTCGAGGCCCTGACCGCATCGCGGAAAATCCTGCGCATCAAGGGGCACGTGGCGATCGCGGATCGCCCGCTCAGGCTGCTGGTGCAGGCGGTGGGGCCACGGGTGCGCCATCAGTTCGACCGCCCCTGGGGGGCCGCGCCGCGCGAGGGGCGGCTCGTCGTCATCGCCGAAAAGGGTGATCTCGACCCGGATGCGATCCGCGCGGCGCTGATCTGA
- the cobN gene encoding cobaltochelatase subunit CobN encodes MHVLFRESHGLEETATPRDLGQAPADLVVLSFSDSDLGAFAAGWRRGREGLPSLRLANLSALLHPLSVDTYVEATLSGARGILIRLLGGTAFWRYGVEQVAALAREKGIALAILPADGQPDPALDAASTLPVATLRRLAELCDAGGAIAAQGALAQLALASGLYAGPVPGPKTLPPFGLWHPDHGPLPDPEPDAPLPGAPDARPLIAVPFYRAWAAAADTEGVAALMRGLEAGGFRTLGLFVPSLKDSAAAGWLRAVLPRLSPVAVVNTTAFSARGRAGSPLDAAGVRVFQAIHATNDRAAWSGAERGLSPADLAMHVALPEVDGRINAGVISFKETTARDPELEFSHAAHCPDPERIRATVARVAAHIALAAQPAPARRVALVLSTYPGRSYRMAHAVGLDALASARAMLEDLAEAGHDTTAGAPLEQALGDSIRWPLADYLRALDTLPEALRDDLCRVHGAPQDDPALKGGHFHFAATRRGKAIVALQPERSRSADREGEYHDTTRVPCHAYAAFYLWLREQADAMVHIGAHGTLEWLPGKAVALSAACWPEALTGALPVVYPFIVNDPGEAAQARRRIGALTLGHLPPPLAETGSLPELTRIEALLDEYSTADGLDPARRNRLIAAIREAAQQAGIEDDLGIPGDAGPAEAIPMIDAFVCDLKESRFGEGLHVWGRGTPQEDGRLAGDPASIRGERAALIAALAGQPLEPGPSGSPFRGRADVLPTGRALFSTDPRAVPSRNAHAQGVRLAGELIRSHLQERGDYPQGLVVNLWGSATMRTAGEEFAMALHLAGIAPRWDADSERVSGFEIIPLTLLDRPRIEVTLRVSGLFRDVFPELAALFEAATTALAERDEAPDMNPYVSAAPGPRVFAPAPGSYGLGISTGHLGESARRAAGEAWLAASAHSAAGEPARDTLETRLRGADSFVHAQDMPETDLLLAEDYAAHEAGFAAAMARIGAPEPALYHLDATRPEAPRARPLATEIARVTRARAANPRWIAGMMRHGFRGAGEIAATLDHMAAFAHLAGVVPAHLFDLYHDATLGRPEVRAFLETESPEALRAMEARFAALAEAGLWQSRSNSRAMGMS; translated from the coding sequence ATGCACGTCCTCTTCCGCGAAAGCCACGGGCTGGAGGAAACGGCCACGCCGCGCGATCTCGGGCAGGCGCCCGCGGATCTGGTGGTGCTGTCCTTTTCCGACAGCGATCTCGGCGCTTTCGCGGCGGGCTGGCGGCGCGGGCGCGAGGGGCTGCCCTCGCTGCGGCTCGCCAATCTTTCGGCGCTGCTGCACCCGCTTTCGGTCGATACCTATGTCGAGGCAACGCTTTCCGGGGCGCGGGGCATCCTGATCCGCCTGCTGGGCGGCACCGCCTTCTGGCGCTACGGGGTCGAGCAGGTCGCGGCCCTTGCCCGCGAAAAGGGCATCGCGCTCGCGATCCTGCCGGCGGACGGGCAGCCGGACCCGGCGCTTGACGCGGCCTCGACCCTGCCGGTCGCGACCCTGCGCCGGCTGGCGGAACTCTGCGATGCGGGGGGCGCGATCGCGGCGCAGGGGGCGCTGGCGCAGCTTGCGCTTGCCTCTGGTCTTTATGCCGGGCCGGTGCCGGGGCCGAAGACCCTGCCGCCGTTCGGGCTCTGGCACCCCGATCACGGCCCCCTGCCCGACCCGGAACCGGACGCGCCATTGCCGGGCGCGCCGGATGCGCGCCCGCTGATCGCGGTGCCCTTCTACCGTGCCTGGGCCGCTGCCGCCGATACCGAAGGCGTCGCCGCCCTGATGCGCGGCCTTGAGGCGGGCGGCTTCCGCACGCTCGGCCTTTTCGTGCCGAGCCTCAAGGACAGCGCCGCCGCCGGCTGGTTGCGCGCCGTCCTGCCCCGCCTTTCCCCGGTCGCGGTGGTCAACACCACGGCCTTTTCCGCGCGCGGCAGGGCCGGTTCCCCCCTTGATGCTGCCGGGGTGCGGGTGTTCCAGGCGATTCACGCCACCAATGACCGCGCCGCCTGGTCCGGGGCCGAACGCGGCCTGTCGCCTGCGGACCTTGCCATGCATGTCGCGCTCCCCGAGGTGGACGGGCGGATCAACGCCGGGGTGATCTCGTTCAAGGAAACCACGGCGCGCGACCCGGAACTCGAATTCAGCCATGCCGCCCACTGTCCCGATCCCGAGCGCATCCGGGCCACCGTCGCCCGCGTTGCCGCCCATATCGCGCTGGCCGCGCAGCCTGCGCCCGCGCGGCGGGTCGCGCTCGTGCTTTCGACCTATCCGGGGCGCAGCTATCGCATGGCCCATGCGGTCGGGCTCGACGCGCTGGCTTCGGCCCGTGCGATGCTCGAGGATCTGGCGGAGGCCGGTCACGACACCACAGCGGGCGCGCCGCTTGAACAGGCGCTGGGCGACTCCATCCGCTGGCCGCTTGCGGATTACCTGCGCGCGCTCGATACCCTTCCCGAAGCGCTGCGCGACGACCTTTGCCGGGTGCACGGCGCGCCGCAGGACGACCCCGCCCTGAAGGGCGGGCATTTCCATTTCGCCGCGACCCGACGGGGCAAGGCCATTGTCGCGCTGCAACCGGAGCGCAGCCGCAGCGCGGACCGCGAGGGCGAATATCACGACACCACGCGCGTGCCCTGTCACGCCTATGCGGCCTTTTATCTCTGGCTGCGCGAACAGGCGGACGCCATGGTCCATATCGGCGCGCACGGCACGCTCGAATGGCTGCCCGGCAAGGCGGTGGCGCTGTCTGCCGCCTGCTGGCCCGAAGCGCTGACCGGCGCGCTTCCGGTGGTCTATCCCTTCATCGTGAACGACCCGGGCGAAGCCGCACAGGCGCGCCGCCGCATCGGGGCGCTGACGCTCGGCCACCTGCCGCCGCCGCTTGCGGAAACCGGATCCTTGCCGGAACTCACCCGGATCGAGGCGCTGCTTGACGAATATTCCACCGCCGACGGGCTCGATCCGGCGCGGCGCAATCGCCTGATCGCGGCGATCCGCGAGGCCGCGCAACAGGCCGGGATCGAGGACGATCTCGGCATTCCCGGCGATGCAGGCCCCGCCGAGGCGATCCCGATGATCGACGCCTTCGTCTGCGACCTGAAGGAAAGCCGCTTCGGCGAGGGGCTGCATGTCTGGGGGCGCGGCACCCCGCAGGAGGACGGCCGGCTTGCCGGCGACCCGGCCTCGATCAGGGGTGAGCGCGCGGCGCTGATCGCCGCGCTTGCCGGGCAACCCCTTGAACCGGGGCCTTCGGGCTCGCCCTTCCGGGGGCGTGCCGATGTGCTGCCCACGGGGCGGGCGCTGTTTTCCACCGATCCGCGCGCGGTGCCTTCGCGCAATGCCCATGCGCAGGGGGTCCGGCTGGCCGGGGAACTGATCCGCAGCCACCTGCAGGAACGCGGCGACTATCCGCAGGGGCTCGTGGTCAATCTCTGGGGTTCGGCGACCATGCGCACGGCGGGCGAGGAATTTGCCATGGCCCTGCACCTGGCCGGCATCGCGCCGCGCTGGGACGCGGATTCCGAGCGCGTGAGCGGTTTCGAGATCATCCCGCTCACCCTGCTCGACCGGCCCCGGATCGAGGTCACGCTGCGCGTCTCGGGCCTGTTCCGCGACGTGTTTCCCGAACTCGCCGCGCTTTTCGAGGCCGCCACGACGGCCCTGGCCGAGCGCGACGAGGCCCCCGACATGAACCCCTATGTCAGCGCCGCGCCGGGGCCGCGCGTCTTTGCGCCGGCGCCGGGGAGTTACGGGCTCGGCATCTCGACCGGACATCTGGGCGAATCCGCCCGCCGCGCCGCCGGCGAGGCCTGGCTTGCGGCCTCGGCCCATTCCGCCGCGGGAGAGCCGGCGCGCGACACGCTCGAAACCCGGCTGCGCGGCGCCGACAGCTTTGTCCATGCGCAGGACATGCCCGAAACCGACCTGCTTCTGGCCGAGGATTACGCCGCGCATGAGGCCGGATTCGCCGCCGCCATGGCCCGGATCGGGGCGCCCGAACCCGCGCTTTACCACCTTGACGCGACCCGCCCCGAAGCGCCCCGCGCCCGTCCGCTGGCCACGGAAATCGCCCGCGTGACCCGCGCCCGCGCCGCCAATCCGCGCTGGATCGCCGGCATGATGCGGCACGGCTTCCGCGGTGCGGGCGAAATCGCGGCGACGCTCGACCACATGGCCGCGTTCGCGCATCTCGCGGGGGTCGTGCCCGCGCATCTGTTCGACCTTTACCACGACGCGACGCTCGGCCGGCCCGAGGTGCGCGCCTTTCTGGAAACCGAAAGCCCCGAGGCGCTCCGGGCGATGGAGGCGCGCTTTGCCGCCCTGGCCGAGGCCGGCCTGTGGCAAAGCCGCTCGAACAGCCGGGCGATGGGGATGTCATGA
- a CDS encoding precorrin-8X methylmutase, translating to MPHSYETDGAAIYRASFATIRAESDLARFTPEEEVVAVRMIHAAGMVELAPHIRFAPGFAQAARGALAAGAPILCDAHMVSEGITRARLPAGNPVICTLRAPEVPMLAAEIGTTRSAAAVELWRPHLAGALVAIGNAPTALFHLLNRLQDPGFPRPAAIIGCPVGFIGAAESKAALADDNPVPWMIVEGRLGGSAMAVAAVNALAGPRE from the coding sequence TTGCCCCACAGCTATGAAACCGACGGCGCGGCGATCTACCGCGCCAGCTTTGCCACCATCCGCGCCGAATCCGACCTGGCCCGTTTCACCCCGGAAGAAGAGGTCGTCGCGGTGCGCATGATCCACGCCGCCGGCATGGTGGAGCTTGCGCCCCATATCCGCTTTGCCCCGGGCTTCGCCCAGGCCGCGCGCGGGGCGCTCGCTGCTGGCGCGCCGATCCTCTGCGATGCGCATATGGTGAGCGAGGGCATCACCCGCGCCCGCCTGCCCGCCGGAAACCCGGTGATCTGCACCCTGCGCGCCCCCGAGGTGCCAATGCTTGCCGCCGAAATCGGCACGACCCGCAGCGCCGCCGCGGTCGAGCTGTGGCGCCCGCATCTTGCCGGGGCGCTGGTTGCGATCGGCAATGCGCCGACCGCGCTTTTCCATCTTCTGAACCGGTTGCAGGATCCCGGTTTTCCGCGCCCCGCCGCGATCATCGGCTGCCCGGTCGGATTCATCGGCGCGGCCGAATCCAAGGCCGCGCTTGCCGACGACAACCCGGTGCCCTGGATGATCGTCGAGGGCCGGCTCGGCGGCTCGGCCATGGCGGTGGCGGCGGTCAACGCGCTCGCGGGGCCGCGCGAATGA